Proteins co-encoded in one Thermoplasmata archaeon genomic window:
- a CDS encoding SCP2 sterol-binding domain-containing protein has product MAQYFSKEFFDALASALNTDAEWMKKASNSTFKTVITITDRSKSFFLDVVGGKVAVSESAPDMPADFKFEGPYESWVILGKGEKDFQSLVMTGKVKFRGSMPKVMGMMGQWNRLIKVAQELPKEF; this is encoded by the coding sequence GTGGCACAGTATTTCTCCAAGGAGTTCTTCGACGCGCTCGCGAGCGCGCTGAACACGGACGCGGAGTGGATGAAGAAGGCATCGAACTCGACCTTCAAAACGGTGATCACGATCACGGACCGCTCGAAGTCCTTCTTCTTGGATGTGGTAGGCGGCAAGGTCGCGGTGAGCGAGTCGGCCCCCGACATGCCCGCGGACTTCAAGTTCGAGGGGCCCTACGAGTCCTGGGTCATTCTGGGCAAGGGCGAGAAGGACTTCCAGTCCCTCGTCATGACGGGCAAGGTCAAGTTCCGCGGCTCCATGCCCAAGGTCATGGGCATGATGGGCCAGTGGAATCGGCTCATCAAGGTCGCCCAGGAGCTCCCGAAGGAGTTCTGA